A portion of the Bacillus sp. es.034 genome contains these proteins:
- a CDS encoding adenylosuccinate synthase, whose amino-acid sequence MSSVVVVGTQWGDEGKGKITDFLSEHAEVIARYQGGNNAGHTIKFDGETYKLHLIPSGIFYNEKTSVIGNGMVVDPKALVKELKYLHDRDVKTDNLRISNRAHVILPYHLKLDEIDEERKGANKIGTTKKGIGPAYMDKAARVGIRIADLLDRQSFEEKLARNLEEKNRLFEKFYETEGFNIEDILDEYYEYGQQIKHYVVDTSVVLNDAIDNGRRVLFEGAQGVMLDIDQGTYPFVTSSNPVAGGVTIGSGVGPTKINHVVGVSKAYTTRVGDGPFPTELSNETGDRIREVGREYGTTTGRPRRVGWFDSVVVRHARRVSGLTDLSLNSIDVLTGIETLKICVAYKYKGEVMEEFPANLNILAECEPVYEELPGWTEDITGCKTLTDLPENARHYLERVSQLTGIPLSIFSVGPDRSQTNVVRSVWSPN is encoded by the coding sequence ATGTCTTCAGTAGTAGTAGTAGGTACACAATGGGGAGACGAAGGAAAAGGAAAGATCACTGACTTCCTTTCTGAACATGCAGAAGTAATCGCGCGTTACCAAGGTGGGAACAACGCGGGTCATACGATTAAGTTTGACGGTGAAACATATAAATTACACTTAATTCCATCAGGTATTTTCTATAACGAAAAAACATCTGTCATCGGAAATGGGATGGTTGTCGATCCGAAAGCTCTTGTGAAAGAGTTGAAGTATCTTCACGATCGCGATGTGAAAACGGACAACCTAAGAATCAGCAACCGTGCACATGTGATTCTTCCATATCACTTAAAGCTGGATGAAATCGATGAAGAACGTAAAGGTGCCAATAAAATCGGTACAACGAAAAAAGGAATCGGTCCTGCTTATATGGATAAGGCCGCTCGTGTTGGTATCCGTATCGCAGATCTTCTGGATCGTCAATCGTTCGAAGAAAAGCTTGCGCGTAATCTTGAAGAGAAAAACCGCCTTTTCGAAAAATTCTATGAAACAGAAGGCTTCAACATTGAAGACATCCTGGATGAGTACTATGAGTACGGTCAACAGATCAAGCACTATGTTGTCGATACATCCGTTGTCTTGAATGATGCCATCGATAACGGCCGTCGTGTTCTATTTGAAGGAGCTCAAGGGGTTATGCTTGATATCGATCAAGGTACATATCCGTTTGTCACATCTTCTAACCCGGTAGCTGGCGGAGTAACGATCGGTTCTGGTGTTGGTCCTACAAAAATCAACCACGTAGTCGGCGTATCGAAAGCATACACAACCCGCGTAGGGGACGGACCTTTCCCGACGGAACTATCGAACGAAACAGGAGACAGAATCCGTGAAGTGGGCCGTGAATACGGTACAACGACTGGACGTCCGCGCCGTGTCGGCTGGTTTGATAGTGTGGTTGTACGTCATGCCCGCCGTGTCAGCGGATTAACGGATCTTTCACTGAATTCGATCGACGTTCTGACAGGAATCGAAACATTGAAAATCTGTGTTGCTTACAAATATAAAGGTGAAGTCATGGAAGAATTCCCGGCTAACCTTAACATCCTGGCTGAATGTGAGCCTGTGTATGAAGAGCTTCCAGGCTGGACGGAAGACATCACAGGATGCAAGACGCTGACGGATCTTCCTGAAAATGCCCGTCATTACTTAGAGCGGGTATCACAATTGACAGGAATCCCTCTTTCCATCTTCTCAGTCGGACCGGACCGCTCTCAAACAAATGTTGTTCGCAGCGTATGGAGCCCGAATTAA